In one Lolium rigidum isolate FL_2022 chromosome 3, APGP_CSIRO_Lrig_0.1, whole genome shotgun sequence genomic region, the following are encoded:
- the LOC124703971 gene encoding suppressor of disruption of TFIIS-like translates to MAFQCPVNSPFDCLLLDLDDTLYPGGTGIGPALKRNIDEFLVARFGLAADRAAALRVELFRSHGSTLAGLIALGHDVHPDEYHSYVHGRLPYDKIAADPRLAALLQSIPQRKILFTNSDRAHMKRALERLGVDEACFDDVVCFETMNPHLFGEVNGDDDADADRTVVVLKPSVDAMVAGLRAAGTNPRRTLFLDDNERNIAAGKALGLRTALVGKRARSKDADYALENIGSLRRAIPEIWGGVAAADELQPDHNVEKNKSMRAELDAVIQPTSIQA, encoded by the exons ATGGCTTTCCAGTGCCCCGTGAACTCCCCCTTCGACTGCCTCCTCCTAG ACCTCGACGACACGCTGTACCCGGGCGGCACCGGCATTGGGCCGGCGCTGAAGCGCAACATCGACGAGTTCCTCGTCGCCAGGTTCGGCCTTGCCGCCGACAGGGCCGCCGCACTCCGCGTCGAGCTCTTCCGCTCCCACGGCAGCACCCTCGCCGGCCTCATC GCGCTCGGCCACGACGTGCACCCCGACGAGTACCACAG CTACGTGCACGGGCGGCTGCCCTACGACAAGATCGCCGCCGACCCGCGCCTCGCCGCGCTGCTGCAGAGCATCCCGCAGCGCAAGATC CTGTTCACCAACTCCGATCGCGCGCACATGAAGAGGGCGCTGGAGCGGCTGGGCGTGGACGAGGCCTGCTTCGACGACGTCGTCTGCTTCGAGACCATGAACCCGCACCTCTTCGGGGAGGTGAACGGGGACGACGATGCCGACGCTGACCGCACCGTCGTGGTCCTGAAACCGTCCGTCGACGCCATGGTCGCGGGCCTGCGCGCCGCCGGCACAAACCCACGCCGAACG CTCTTCCTCGACGACAACGAGAGGAACATCGCGGCGGGGAAAGCTCTCGGCCTCCGCACAGCCCTG GTTGGCAAGAGGGCGAGGAGCAAGGATGCGGACTACGCGCTGGAGAACATCGGCAGCCTCCGGCGAGCCATCCCAGAGATCTGGGgcggcgtcgccgccgccgacgagctgCAGCCTGACCACAACGTGGAGAAGAACAAGAGCATGAGGGCCGAGCTGGACGCCGTCATCCAGCCCACGTCAATCCAGGCCTAA